The following is a genomic window from Adhaeribacter radiodurans.
CATATAAGTTACCATATCGGCGCCATTTTTCCTGGTGCTCATAATACAGGTCCCACATTTCTTCATCGGTTCGGTTCTTTTTATGATGCTTTAAATGACAATGTTTAAAAAAGCTATAAGGCACTATAAACAGGGTACACAACCATCGTCCCATAAAAGCATTCATTTTTTCATTAGGATGAAGAATATTGTGTTCGGCTTCGTGTATAAGAGAATAAACAGGTACCATGATAAAAGCAAACATAATCCCATACATAATTACCCATCCTAAGTGAGTAGCATGAGAAGCTTTCCACAATAAAGAGAAATAGGAAACTGTACAAACAGCAGTAAGAATGATGTTTGTTTTAACCGGTATTTTATATAAATTCAACAACACTGGTTTTTATTTAACAATGGTGTAAGCCGCTACTTTGCCATATACAAAAGACCGATCTTGGAATTGAATCTCCTTACTCAGATCACTGTCTTGAATAATGTTGCTCTGCAGATTTTCCGGCACCTCTCTCGGAATCATTAAATTGCGGAAAATAAGTCGGGCCCCGGGCTTGCTGGTGCGTAGTACTTCTGAAAATAACTTGTGAGTATCGGCCTTATCCATCAATTCACAGATGTTGGATAAGGCCATTGCGTCAAATAAATTATCCTGCTGTACTTCCAACCAATATTTACTATCGGCTGTTACCGGATGGATCCGATCTATGTTTTTTTTAATAACATTAAAATTCTCCTGTTGTAAATAAGCAGGAATGCTTTTTTCATTCTGATAGTGCCCCAGTAAATAAAGTGCAAGAAAATAATTGGTTTGTACGGGCAAATCACAGATGGCATGGCCAGCTCTTTTGTGAAAACTTTCCGAAAAGGATGCGGAGCCATCATCAAAATGGAAATAATCACCATCTAACCCTCCTTTTGCTAAACGTTTTTTATTGAACAAAGTCTTGAATATCCATTGCCATCGACCATTGTTCCATTCCGTATCATAAAGCTTTTTTTGTTCCTCTAAGGTTTTTAATCCAAACAACCTCTTTGTTTTTCCATATCCTTGTAAAGTGCGCAGTAGCCAGCTCGCGATTTTTACAAATCGTTCATACCGGCCATTCATGATGATCCCTTTTTCTATGAGACTATTATTGTTCAACCAAAAGGACCTGGCTTCGGGAGAAAGGTCAGATATCAGTTTTCGAAAAATAAGTGAACGTTTAGGGTGATGGCGGAGTCCGAGAAATGCCAATAATTCTTCGTAGTCAAGATACCGAAAAGCAGCTTGTTTTAACTCCATCAGATAAGTTTGAGCGGCATTTATATCTACGCAATAAATTTGTCTCGGATTAAAACGCAGAAAGCCCAGTGTATTACATCCTCCGGAGGTAATAGTAAAAACAGTATCATCTGCTTTTATTTGCAAAGCTCTTTCATCCATAGCTGGATCTTCCCAGTTATGAGTGAAAATCAATTTGCTTAGCTGAACTTGTCCTTTGGTTTCAGGCTTCATTTTTCAAAATCATTTCGCTTTCCAGACAACCCTGTTCATCAAACAAAGGAGCCGTTACAATACCATGTTTCGCCGCCATAGCCCGTATTTCTGCCATGGCCTGGGTGGTAATATTACCTCTACCCATTGAATACGAAACGGGGTTATTTTCCATTGCCAGAACTACTGACTCCAAAATGCAGCCATGCGATACATCTTGGATGGCAAACTGATAAATGTGTTGCTTATAATCCTGACTACTTGTAAAGCCCCCTTTTACCATTCCCATACCGCCAAAAAATAAGCGACGTTCTTGAAGTTCTGGAGAAGAATGTAAGTTTTTAGGATAACCCGCATCACAAATAATTGCGTGCTTTGGTAATAACCCCATATCACAATTGTGTAATAAAGAACTAGCTACACAAATAACCATATCGGCTTGCGGCAGCAGGTCATTGATATGAACCGAACTTATGGCTTTAATATTTTCTTTGCCCAACAAGGCTTGTTGTTTTTGCAAAGGACCGGATTGTCTGGCATTTAATAGTAATTGCTTTACCTTGCCGGCAAAATAAGTAACACAAGCTCTACCAATATCGCCGGTAGCACCAATAATTAGTAACTTGGATTCACTTAGCGGTTGCTCCCATAATTTGCTTGCTTTTTCTATTCCTTCAGCAATAAATGCTGCTGTTAAGGTATTACCAGTTGTAAAACTTGTCTGCTTCAGTTGGGTAATACTATTATTTCCGCATTCTAATAGTATAGAAGTAAATCCCCCTAATGAAACTACATTAGCTCCCAAAGAGGCGGCACAAGCACAGGCATCTTTAACTTTATTCAGATTCTTGTGAAGGTATTTACTGTCTAATTCATCCGGAGAAATAAAGGTTTCTATATATGAACCATGCACAACTCCTCGCACCGCGGATACCATTTTGATATCGAATAATTTACGGGGAGGAATAAAAGAATAAACTTCTTTTATTTTTTCTACTGATAAGGGTGCATTATTCTCTTTCTGCCGTAGGGCATTTACAAAGCGCTCCACTTTTGTCCACTTATCCTGGTGGCCTATTATGGCGAAATTTAAGCGGGAAGGTTGATGACCCATTGCAGCGTTTTTTCGCCTGGCAAGCCTATTCGATCCAAGGTTTTCATATATAAGTTCAAGGCGTTACCTCGCATGGTAGTTACATCCAGCGATACATTGGGCAATGATTCCTTCATACACGTTCCTTTACAAACTCCACAATGTCCTTTTAAATCAGTTTGAGCCGTCCACTCGGCTAATATCCCCATACAATCCCAATGAATCGCTTCTACTTTTTGGTAAAAAGCAAAAGAGTCTTTATTCATTTCAGCCTGCAACAGATTAATAGAATGTTCAATATGTTCTTCTTCTTCTGCCGAGATGGCCCTGAACAAGGCACCAATTTCATTATCTAAGACTTGGCCAACATCATGGTACATACTTACCGCAAAGCACTCCAGCATTACTTCCTGGATAATGATGCAGCCAATGCAATCTTTCTGCTTAGCATATTTTAAGAAACAATCCCGCACATTTTTCCAATAATATCCTTCCATATTAATGATAGGCTGCAGCCCAAATTGCTTGGCCACCGCGATGAAACCCTCAGCATGGTTTCGTTCGCAGTTAGCATGTTCTACCGCTTCCATTTTTTCGTGTACATCATCAATGGCACCAGCCAAAGAGGCAAAATTGGACATCCCAATGAGCTCTCCGGTAATAGCTTGGGATAATATATCCGTTATAACGGCTTGTTGTTCGGCAGCAATCGGTTCGGATAATAGCGGCTTTTCCATGGATATTATTTTATACAAGTGAAAAATCTTCGTAAATCACACTATGACTGATCTCATCTACCATTTCGGAATGCCCGGCTAAGCTAGTCAACAATCCGTGGGATATAAATATAAATTGCTTCCAGCGATCCATTAACTTTATGAGTCGTTCATCATTTTCATTTATTGCAATATTCAAAAAATGGTAATTATTGTCGAAGGCCCAGTGCCGAGCTTGTTGGATGACACTGACCAGGTCTGCTTCCTTATTATTTTCTACCCCTAAGTATCGTACGTAGGCAATGCGCAACGCTTCATTCTTCTGGGGCAAGGTTGGTATTGAAATAAAAGCACTTACCCCTTTTAATAAATTTAACAGAAGAGCTAAACTAAATGGATAATCAAGTACCACATTTTGTTTATAACTGCTTGTATCAGTAATAGAAATGGCTGCACTTATAAAACCCGAATTTTCTTTTATGAAATGAATACAGCCATCTAAATGATTAATAACCGGGTGAAAACGGTATCGTTGATAAAAGGATGTATAAAAACAATTCAATTTATTGTTTACATCGATACCTTCCAAAACGTGGTAACCAGGCGACGTTCTTCGCGGTAAAACCTGATATATAAAGAATCGACCCATTCTTTTAAACTGCGGGATACCTAATCTTCCATCAAAAAAAGGCATGACCGCCTGATTACCATCTGCGGCAGTACACAATAACAAGTCAGCATTGTGTTTCTTAAGTTCATCATACATGTGCCCCACTAAACGATAAGCAAGAGAACTTCCTTTTAAAAAAGGATGCACTTTTAAATCACCCAAATAGAATACTGGGGTTTGATTTTGCCTATACATAAAATTTTGCCTGGCTGCGGTAAAACATCCTACTATTTCTTTATTTTCATTTTCGGCTACCAGAGCTATGAATTCTCCTCTTTGTCGCAGCAGTTCAAAAAAATCTGGATGGCGATCTACTCGCAAACTAATAACCCCTTTCATGGGAGTAAGCCCCGTAAGGGTTATCAGTTTTTCTGAATCAAACGGCACTGCGTTCCGAATCTTAAACATCTAAGAAATAATTAATAACTTTATACTATATATGTACTTATCTTTTAATTAATTATTAATCAATTGTTTTTAAAAGGATAGGATGTTAGATAATTATATAGGCTATTTTAAAATGATATAAATAAATATATGTAAAATTTTTAGATTTAATTAAACTTTTTGTTAATAATTTATTTAAAAATACTATTAATTAAGTTTACACTTAGTAAAGTATAATCTTCTTATAATTAGACTTCTGCTAAGTTTAAGACTATAACCAATGTTATCCTATGATTGTCTGGATACTTATATTCGGATAAAAAGAGAAGAAAGGAAGGAGTAAGATTCTTACTGTTATAAGGTGTAAAAAACCCGTTTTACATGATAATCCCCTTCTTTTATCTATGGTTTACTTTGAACAGTTCCATTAAGCCTACATGAGCTTGCATCAGGATAGAGAAAGCTACATACCCTTCTTTATAATCTACCTGTTTAAACGGTTAAAGTTATGATCCCACCCGCAAAACAAAAAGTAGTTGGAATTGATGTAAGTAAAGATTTTTTGGCCATTAGCTACCTGGTAGAGGAAAAGGTGCAACACTTGGAAGAAGAAAATACCAAAGCTGGTTTTCGGCAGCTAATTAAGGAATGTGGCACGGAGAGCCTCTATGTAATGGAAGCAAAACCCCAGATACACGGCATCAG
Proteins encoded in this region:
- a CDS encoding DUF3419 family protein encodes the protein MKPETKGQVQLSKLIFTHNWEDPAMDERALQIKADDTVFTITSGGCNTLGFLRFNPRQIYCVDINAAQTYLMELKQAAFRYLDYEELLAFLGLRHHPKRSLIFRKLISDLSPEARSFWLNNNSLIEKGIIMNGRYERFVKIASWLLRTLQGYGKTKRLFGLKTLEEQKKLYDTEWNNGRWQWIFKTLFNKKRLAKGGLDGDYFHFDDGSASFSESFHKRAGHAICDLPVQTNYFLALYLLGHYQNEKSIPAYLQQENFNVIKKNIDRIHPVTADSKYWLEVQQDNLFDAMALSNICELMDKADTHKLFSEVLRTSKPGARLIFRNLMIPREVPENLQSNIIQDSDLSKEIQFQDRSFVYGKVAAYTIVK
- a CDS encoding long-chain fatty aldehyde decarbonylase is translated as MEKPLLSEPIAAEQQAVITDILSQAITGELIGMSNFASLAGAIDDVHEKMEAVEHANCERNHAEGFIAVAKQFGLQPIINMEGYYWKNVRDCFLKYAKQKDCIGCIIIQEVMLECFAVSMYHDVGQVLDNEIGALFRAISAEEEEHIEHSINLLQAEMNKDSFAFYQKVEAIHWDCMGILAEWTAQTDLKGHCGVCKGTCMKESLPNVSLDVTTMRGNALNLYMKTLDRIGLPGEKTLQWVINLPA
- a CDS encoding GNAT family N-acetyltransferase, translated to MKGVISLRVDRHPDFFELLRQRGEFIALVAENENKEIVGCFTAARQNFMYRQNQTPVFYLGDLKVHPFLKGSSLAYRLVGHMYDELKKHNADLLLCTAADGNQAVMPFFDGRLGIPQFKRMGRFFIYQVLPRRTSPGYHVLEGIDVNNKLNCFYTSFYQRYRFHPVINHLDGCIHFIKENSGFISAAISITDTSSYKQNVVLDYPFSLALLLNLLKGVSAFISIPTLPQKNEALRIAYVRYLGVENNKEADLVSVIQQARHWAFDNNYHFLNIAINENDERLIKLMDRWKQFIFISHGLLTSLAGHSEMVDEISHSVIYEDFSLV